Below is a genomic region from Actinoallomurus bryophytorum.
CGCTCGCGGAGATCGACCAGGCGAGCGAGCGGCTGATGGAGACCGCGGAGAAGCTGACCGACCAGGATCTGAGTGCCCCGTCGAGGCTGCCGGGCTGGAGCCGCGGGCACGTGCTCGCGCACCTCGTACGCAACACCGACTCGTGCTGGAACCTGCTCGAATGGGCGCGTACCGGCGCGGAACACCCGCAGTATCCGAGCAACGAGTCCCGTGACGCCGGCATCGAGGCGAACTCCGGCCGCCCCGGCGACGAGTTGCGCGCCGAGCTGCGGATCGCGGTCGAGCGTTTCGCGCTGCAGGCCGCCACGATGCCCGAGGTCGCCTGGCAGTCCATGATCAAAGCTCGCGCCGGTTGGGCCCATCCGGCCTGGTTCGTCCTCAACCGGCGGTGGCGTGAGATCCAGGCGCACCACATCGACCTGGACTTCGGCTACGTCTACACGGACTGGCCGCTCGCGTACGTCCGCTGGGAGCTGGCCGAGACGCTGGACGCGATCAGGCTCGACGGCGGCCTGGCCGCCGGCCGCGTCCGCGCCACCGACCTCGACGTGGACGTACGGC
It encodes:
- a CDS encoding maleylpyruvate isomerase family mycothiol-dependent enzyme, which codes for MEDVRTTLAEIDQASERLMETAEKLTDQDLSAPSRLPGWSRGHVLAHLVRNTDSCWNLLEWARTGAEHPQYPSNESRDAGIEANSGRPGDELRAELRIAVERFALQAATMPEVAWQSMIKARAGWAHPAWFVLNRRWREIQAHHIDLDFGYVYTDWPLAYVRWELAETLDAIRLDGGLAAGRVRATDLDVDVRLGDGPEVSAPAHELLGWLTARGGPSSAGWPTPPPWPPPSAGWRPA